Proteins co-encoded in one Sandaracinaceae bacterium genomic window:
- a CDS encoding DUF5682 family protein — MPAPRVIGVRHHSPACARLVEAEIARLRPRAVLIEAPADLDVEALALPHTPPIAALSWFEGEDHSTGSWAITSWAPFCAHSPELVALRAGRAVDAEVRFIDLPVWAQPWRVRTPRLPSAYERALLARTGMDDRDALWDHLFEAEDDLSSLATRLEAHWRALRADAPPDARERFMAAHVAHAVSAAGSPERVLVVCGGMHAPFLATGWRGADGARPALPDDGGARRGTELVSWSDARLDGYEAGLPAPAWYRAVWERGPEGASAQLLEAAARRVRSRRALGAADVAAARAMMLGLARLRGHAAPTRSDFLEALIATWVKAPLDHPLGRGSVERADDVILAEIHAALRGDREGALAPGLGPPSLLREAREAARAGDPEGLRCLHVLRTPGIHREDGAFVVRWGPESEAHVVREAVRGATLSRAAASRAREALRDREPGALAAALSLGPLDAEGRDAARRAIEDATSLDDVGDDLRVLIGAGAEPELLRAATRHAAWLIEGRSGPRSEIGPRTLDAVVALRDALRAQPEPDVDETLRRVARDGRAPWLLRGACLGILEGQPEELDALPPEGVGLVLAGLLSVRPEVSVDALLDALDPFVVDAPEDALLEALPGLRLAFSRHPRPRRAALAERVGARHATRALDPAAGRALEVAVDAEMARWGLAPAPRQGDAAPSLPASGGATAGDAASGVVEAKAAPHRDAGEARARWRLALGDAAHDALGDPGRWRRHDEALAFLYDRTDAKRGGVRVSTARWLEDLRALFEARVAADVERDAIRRFGLDEVLAAPELLARAAPDPALLDAVLRRGPRMDEAAREVALAFVRRTAAALRAALAPAIEAPFMGASGARARDGARHRFDPGRTVRRNLRHWDPVRGKLIVARPAFTRRARRPRPWTLLVLVDRSGSMRDAAAMATVTAACFASLPSVRAHLLAFGADVVDLSDRVEDPGAALFDAADLPPSLSGGTDIGRALAHAASLVRTPRRTLVVLVTDFREGVSRPRVVRRVEALVRAGVTVLGLAALDADAVPDFDRALAQRCASAGAHVGAMSPGELARFVAERVRG; from the coding sequence GTGCCCGCGCCGCGCGTCATCGGGGTCCGTCACCACAGCCCTGCGTGCGCGCGGCTCGTCGAGGCGGAGATCGCGCGGCTCCGGCCCAGGGCGGTGCTGATCGAGGCGCCGGCCGATCTCGACGTCGAGGCGCTCGCGCTTCCGCACACGCCGCCCATCGCCGCGCTCAGCTGGTTCGAGGGCGAGGACCACTCGACCGGGAGCTGGGCGATCACGAGCTGGGCGCCGTTCTGCGCGCACTCCCCCGAGCTCGTCGCGCTGCGGGCGGGGCGAGCCGTGGACGCAGAGGTGCGCTTCATCGATCTCCCGGTCTGGGCGCAGCCATGGCGCGTCCGCACGCCGCGCCTCCCGAGCGCCTACGAGCGCGCGCTCCTCGCGCGGACCGGGATGGACGATCGCGACGCGCTCTGGGATCACCTCTTCGAGGCAGAGGACGATCTCTCCTCACTCGCGACGCGGCTCGAGGCGCATTGGCGGGCGCTCCGCGCAGACGCCCCGCCCGACGCGAGGGAGCGCTTCATGGCCGCGCACGTGGCCCACGCGGTGAGCGCCGCAGGGTCCCCGGAGCGCGTGCTCGTGGTCTGCGGCGGCATGCACGCGCCGTTTCTGGCCACGGGCTGGAGAGGCGCCGACGGCGCGCGCCCCGCCCTCCCCGACGACGGCGGCGCGCGGCGGGGCACCGAGCTGGTCTCCTGGAGCGACGCGCGGCTCGACGGATACGAGGCGGGGCTCCCCGCGCCCGCCTGGTACCGGGCCGTCTGGGAGCGCGGCCCGGAGGGGGCGAGCGCGCAGCTCCTGGAGGCGGCCGCGCGGCGCGTGCGGAGCCGGCGCGCGCTCGGCGCCGCCGACGTGGCCGCGGCGCGGGCGATGATGCTCGGGCTGGCGCGCCTGCGGGGCCACGCCGCGCCGACGCGCTCGGACTTCCTGGAGGCGCTGATCGCGACGTGGGTGAAGGCGCCCCTCGATCATCCGCTCGGGCGCGGATCGGTGGAGCGCGCGGACGACGTGATCCTCGCCGAGATCCACGCCGCGCTGCGGGGCGACCGGGAGGGCGCGCTCGCGCCGGGGCTCGGGCCGCCGAGCCTGCTGCGGGAGGCGCGAGAGGCGGCGCGCGCCGGCGACCCCGAGGGGCTGCGCTGCTTGCACGTGTTGCGCACGCCGGGGATTCACCGCGAGGACGGCGCGTTCGTCGTGCGCTGGGGACCGGAGTCCGAAGCCCACGTCGTCCGCGAGGCGGTCCGCGGCGCCACCCTGTCGCGCGCCGCCGCGAGCCGGGCGCGCGAAGCGTTGCGGGACCGTGAGCCGGGCGCGCTGGCGGCGGCGCTCTCGCTCGGCCCCCTCGACGCGGAGGGCCGGGACGCGGCGCGGCGCGCGATCGAGGACGCGACGTCGCTCGATGACGTGGGCGACGATCTCCGCGTGCTCATCGGAGCCGGCGCCGAGCCGGAGCTCCTCCGGGCCGCGACGCGCCACGCCGCGTGGCTGATCGAGGGCCGAAGCGGGCCGCGCTCGGAGATCGGCCCCCGCACCCTCGACGCCGTGGTCGCGCTGCGCGACGCGCTGCGGGCGCAGCCGGAGCCGGACGTCGACGAGACGCTGCGTCGCGTCGCGCGGGATGGGCGCGCCCCCTGGCTCCTGCGTGGCGCGTGCCTCGGGATCCTCGAGGGGCAGCCGGAAGAGCTCGACGCGCTTCCCCCCGAGGGCGTGGGGCTCGTGCTCGCGGGGCTGCTGTCGGTGCGCCCCGAGGTGAGCGTGGACGCGCTGCTCGACGCGCTCGACCCGTTCGTGGTCGACGCTCCGGAGGACGCGCTGCTCGAGGCCCTGCCCGGGCTGCGCCTGGCCTTCTCCCGCCACCCGCGGCCTCGGCGCGCGGCCCTCGCCGAGCGCGTCGGGGCGCGTCACGCGACGCGCGCGCTCGACCCCGCCGCGGGCCGCGCGCTGGAGGTCGCGGTCGACGCGGAGATGGCCCGCTGGGGGCTCGCACCCGCTCCGAGGCAGGGCGACGCGGCGCCGAGCCTCCCAGCGTCCGGCGGCGCGACAGCCGGCGACGCGGCATCCGGCGTGGTCGAGGCGAAGGCGGCGCCGCACCGGGACGCGGGCGAAGCCCGGGCGCGCTGGCGACTCGCGCTCGGAGACGCGGCGCACGACGCGCTGGGCGACCCCGGGCGCTGGCGTCGTCACGACGAAGCGCTCGCCTTCCTCTACGACCGCACGGACGCCAAGCGAGGCGGCGTCCGCGTCTCCACCGCCCGATGGCTGGAGGATCTGCGCGCGCTCTTCGAGGCGCGCGTCGCGGCGGATGTCGAGCGCGACGCCATTCGCCGCTTCGGGCTGGACGAGGTGCTGGCCGCGCCGGAGCTCCTCGCGCGCGCTGCGCCGGACCCCGCGCTGCTCGACGCCGTTCTGCGGCGCGGGCCCCGGATGGACGAGGCGGCCCGCGAGGTGGCGCTCGCCTTCGTGCGACGCACCGCGGCCGCGCTGCGCGCCGCCCTCGCGCCCGCGATCGAGGCGCCCTTCATGGGCGCGTCGGGCGCGCGCGCACGCGACGGCGCGCGTCATCGCTTCGACCCGGGACGCACGGTGCGACGCAACCTGCGGCACTGGGATCCGGTGCGCGGCAAGCTCATCGTCGCCCGCCCCGCGTTCACGCGCCGCGCGCGTCGCCCCCGGCCGTGGACGCTGCTGGTCCTCGTCGACCGGAGCGGGAGCATGCGAGACGCCGCGGCGATGGCCACCGTCACCGCCGCTTGCTTCGCTTCGCTGCCCAGCGTCCGCGCGCACCTGCTCGCCTTCGGCGCCGACGTGGTGGACCTGAGCGACCGCGTCGAGGATCCGGGCGCCGCGCTCTTCGACGCCGCGGACCTGCCTCCGTCGCTCTCGGGCGGGACGGACATCGGGCGCGCGCTCGCGCACGCCGCCTCGCTCGTGCGCACCCCGCGGCGCACCCTCGTCGTGCTCGTGACCGACTTTCGCGAAGGCGTGAGCCGCCCGCGGGTCGTGCGCCGCGTGGAGGCGCTCGTCCGCGCGGGCGTGACGGTGCTCGGGCTCGCCGCGCTCGACGCGGACGCGGTGCCCGACTTCGACCGCGCGCTCGCCCAGCGCTGCGCGAGCGCCGGCGCGCACGTGGGCGCGATGAGCCCCGGCGAGCTGGCGCGCTTCGTCGCCGAGCGGGTGCGCGGGTGA
- a CDS encoding PilZ domain-containing protein has translation MFELVRPHRRRSARRAYRSRCQAVRLEDFRLVGERILDLSPKGALVAFDDEVHVGEEILLDFRAPWLGPFVSVSGRVTRVVHGWREGDPGYAAALAFEHFDPDARRVLRERLVTFPTTRPQRRAPVDYAETVRRIGSREPASPAPLTFMRRAIVLGP, from the coding sequence ATGTTCGAGCTGGTCCGTCCCCACCGTCGTCGCAGCGCCCGCCGCGCGTACCGCAGTCGTTGTCAGGCCGTGCGCCTCGAGGATTTCCGCCTCGTGGGTGAGCGGATCCTGGATCTCTCGCCCAAGGGCGCGCTCGTCGCGTTCGACGACGAGGTCCACGTCGGGGAGGAGATCCTGCTCGACTTCCGCGCGCCCTGGCTCGGCCCGTTCGTGAGCGTCTCGGGCCGCGTGACCCGGGTCGTGCATGGCTGGCGCGAGGGCGACCCGGGCTACGCGGCGGCGCTCGCCTTCGAGCACTTCGACCCCGACGCGCGGCGCGTCCTGCGAGAGCGCCTCGTCACCTTCCCCACGACGCGGCCCCAGCGCCGCGCGCCGGTGGACTACGCCGAGACGGTGCGCCGGATCGGCTCGCGCGAGCCCGCGTCTCCGGCCCCGCTGACCTTCATGCGGCGCGCCATCGTGCTCGGGCCCTGA
- a CDS encoding DUF4132 domain-containing protein, with the protein MLPSELERALSTGRVWTREELDALGADLTRRLLWAQYDGARVERVFRLEAEGPRGLAEEPVALDAGPIRLVHPGELDPIARAAWGDALAALSILQPIPQLARPVHALSEINGAGDALVEFPRRQVHPDRVRRVLAGAGWEAGEPDERLRVAYFFKRFARADLVAVIRIEPGLSPSGAAPQTPVEAFFMARAPGGLTVVQAPRLPLREVPAAVVSEVLFELGGLEARDTQP; encoded by the coding sequence GTGTTGCCCTCGGAGCTGGAGCGGGCCCTCTCCACCGGCCGCGTCTGGACGCGCGAGGAGCTGGACGCGCTGGGCGCCGACCTGACCCGGCGGCTCCTGTGGGCGCAGTACGACGGCGCGCGCGTCGAGCGAGTCTTCCGGCTCGAGGCGGAGGGGCCGCGCGGCCTCGCGGAGGAGCCGGTCGCGCTCGACGCGGGCCCCATCCGGCTCGTGCACCCGGGCGAGCTCGACCCGATCGCGCGCGCGGCCTGGGGTGATGCGCTGGCCGCGCTGTCCATCCTGCAGCCCATCCCGCAGCTCGCGCGGCCCGTTCACGCGCTGTCCGAGATAAATGGCGCGGGGGACGCGCTCGTGGAATTCCCGCGCCGGCAGGTGCACCCGGACCGCGTCCGGCGCGTGCTGGCGGGCGCGGGCTGGGAGGCCGGCGAGCCGGACGAGCGGCTCCGCGTCGCCTACTTCTTCAAGCGCTTCGCGCGGGCCGACCTCGTCGCGGTGATCCGCATCGAGCCGGGCCTCTCCCCGAGCGGCGCGGCGCCGCAGACGCCGGTGGAGGCGTTCTTCATGGCGCGCGCGCCGGGAGGGCTCACCGTCGTCCAGGCCCCGCGCCTCCCGCTCCGAGAGGTCCCCGCCGCGGTGGTCTCCGAGGTGCTCTTCGAGCTGGGCGGGCTCGAGGCACGCGACACCCAGCCGTAG
- a CDS encoding penicillin-insensitive murein endopeptidase: MRALLLTSSLVTSLLFASTPALAQHPSRSIGTANRGRLEDGVRIAETEHLVLQPASSAHFWGTAELVGMITRAAATLQTLSAGPRVMVGALSRRRGGRLPPHRSHQNGRDLDVGYALTDDDGAPTEARRFVELGEGGCGADRGEPYCLDAERTFLLFAALLADPEARVQWILIAADLREQVLAAGRRLDVTDAVRERVVLATEPRAASEYHRSHFHVRIYCAVDDRPRCADTAPFHAWYEGEPPRPPSRRARRRRHRRR, translated from the coding sequence ATGCGCGCGCTCCTCCTCACCTCGTCCCTCGTGACGTCGCTCCTCTTCGCCTCGACGCCGGCGCTCGCGCAGCACCCGTCGCGGTCCATCGGCACCGCGAACCGCGGTCGGCTGGAGGACGGAGTGCGCATCGCCGAGACCGAGCACCTGGTGCTCCAGCCCGCCAGCTCGGCGCACTTCTGGGGCACGGCCGAGCTGGTGGGCATGATCACCCGCGCCGCCGCCACGCTGCAGACGCTGAGCGCGGGGCCGCGCGTGATGGTCGGCGCCCTCTCGCGGCGCCGCGGCGGGCGCCTGCCCCCGCACCGCTCCCACCAGAACGGCCGCGATCTCGACGTCGGCTACGCGCTGACGGACGACGACGGCGCCCCGACCGAAGCGCGCCGCTTCGTGGAGCTGGGCGAGGGCGGCTGCGGCGCCGATCGCGGCGAGCCCTACTGCCTCGACGCCGAGCGCACGTTCCTGCTCTTCGCCGCGCTCCTCGCCGACCCCGAAGCCCGCGTGCAGTGGATCCTGATCGCGGCCGATCTGCGCGAGCAGGTGCTCGCCGCGGGCCGCCGGCTCGACGTGACCGACGCGGTGCGCGAGCGGGTCGTCCTGGCCACCGAGCCGCGCGCCGCGAGCGAGTACCACCGCAGCCACTTCCACGTGCGCATCTACTGCGCGGTGGACGATCGGCCGCGCTGCGCGGACACCGCTCCCTTTCACGCCTGGTACGAAGGCGAGCCGCCGCGCCCCCCGAGCCGGAGAGCGCGGCGCCGTCGTCATCGTCGCAGGTAG
- a CDS encoding DUF6159 family protein has translation MFAPYLRVFKFTGEVLGMVKENPRLVAPAAGNLLVATVVSLVLAIAYALVAEYRALAFLVLAVGVTTLYFIDYFMNAMTVSLVHDQVTTGRAELGQAAGRTFRASFGILIFAAISGALDLLASYARERRDVLSGVLMLIVRAVWTTAVYVVMPAMVIEGVGFFAAFKRSKELMKHDPTQVGVGVVGIGMITYVLGAVIFGIGYQALELIPIPIVSSLIFLMMVNLYWTLSGFIKSVYYTCFYLWARECESRGVADPSFAPRPLANALNDVPMPQPAMM, from the coding sequence GTGTTCGCACCCTATCTGCGCGTCTTCAAGTTCACCGGCGAGGTCCTCGGGATGGTCAAGGAGAACCCCCGACTCGTCGCCCCTGCCGCGGGCAACCTGCTCGTCGCCACCGTGGTCAGCCTCGTCCTCGCCATCGCCTATGCGCTCGTCGCCGAGTACCGGGCGCTCGCCTTCCTCGTGCTCGCGGTCGGCGTCACCACGCTCTACTTCATCGACTACTTCATGAACGCGATGACCGTCTCGCTCGTGCACGACCAGGTCACGACGGGGCGGGCCGAGCTCGGCCAGGCGGCCGGGCGGACGTTTCGGGCGAGCTTCGGCATCCTCATCTTCGCCGCCATCAGCGGCGCGCTCGACCTGCTGGCCAGCTACGCCCGCGAGCGGCGCGACGTGCTGAGCGGCGTCCTGATGCTGATCGTCCGCGCCGTCTGGACCACCGCGGTCTACGTGGTCATGCCCGCGATGGTCATCGAGGGCGTCGGCTTCTTCGCCGCCTTCAAGCGCAGCAAGGAGCTGATGAAACACGACCCGACCCAGGTCGGCGTCGGCGTGGTCGGCATCGGCATGATCACCTACGTCCTCGGCGCCGTGATCTTCGGCATCGGCTACCAGGCCCTCGAGCTCATCCCCATCCCGATCGTCAGCTCGCTGATCTTCCTGATGATGGTGAACCTCTACTGGACGCTCTCGGGCTTCATCAAGTCTGTCTATTACACGTGTTTCTATCTGTGGGCGCGCGAGTGCGAGAGCCGCGGCGTGGCGGACCCGAGCTTCGCGCCGCGCCCGCTGGCCAACGCGCTGAACGACGTGCCCATGCCGCAGCCCGCGATGATGTAG
- a CDS encoding alanine--glyoxylate aminotransferase family protein, producing the protein MALLMIPGPIEISDAVREAAAGPPPGHLAADFMEAFGASLEKMRAVWCASADSQPFIVAGSGTMAMDMAVANLLQPGEKALVAASGYFSHRVAEMIRRRGVDVTIVDSEPGAAPDLEAVERALAEVSPKALFATHVDTSTGVRVDAESLARLAQAHGALSVFDGVCATAAERFEMERWGADVYLTASQKAIGLPAGLALMVASPRALAAREALEIAPPMSMDFAEWIPIMRAYEARRPSYFSTPATTLVRALPVGLDEILVEGMEARFALHARAGRAFRAAWSAMGLTLVPASEDVTANTLSALWYPDGVDASLVGAIKARGVVVAGGLHPAIKAKYFRVGHMGAVLGQRDALHQTVRAVAEALTEKGHAADADAAIGAFDDVFG; encoded by the coding sequence ATGGCGCTCTTGATGATCCCCGGGCCGATCGAGATCTCCGACGCGGTGCGCGAAGCCGCCGCCGGCCCGCCCCCCGGCCACCTCGCGGCCGACTTCATGGAGGCCTTCGGCGCCTCCCTCGAGAAGATGCGCGCCGTCTGGTGCGCGTCCGCGGACAGCCAGCCGTTCATCGTCGCGGGCAGCGGCACGATGGCGATGGACATGGCGGTCGCCAACCTGCTCCAGCCCGGGGAGAAGGCGCTCGTCGCCGCCAGCGGGTACTTCTCGCACCGGGTGGCCGAGATGATCCGCCGCCGCGGGGTCGACGTGACGATCGTCGACAGCGAGCCGGGCGCGGCGCCGGATCTCGAGGCGGTCGAGCGGGCCCTCGCCGAGGTCTCGCCCAAGGCGCTCTTCGCGACCCACGTCGACACCTCCACCGGGGTGCGCGTGGACGCGGAGTCGCTCGCCCGGCTGGCCCAGGCCCACGGCGCGCTGAGCGTCTTCGACGGCGTCTGCGCGACGGCGGCCGAGCGCTTCGAGATGGAGCGCTGGGGCGCGGACGTCTACCTGACCGCGTCCCAGAAGGCGATCGGCCTGCCCGCGGGCCTCGCGCTGATGGTGGCCAGCCCCCGCGCGCTCGCGGCGCGTGAGGCGCTCGAGATCGCGCCCCCGATGTCGATGGACTTCGCCGAGTGGATCCCGATCATGCGCGCCTACGAGGCGCGGCGGCCGTCGTACTTCTCGACCCCGGCGACCACCCTGGTCCGTGCCCTGCCCGTGGGGCTCGACGAGATCCTGGTCGAGGGCATGGAGGCGCGCTTCGCGCTGCACGCGCGCGCCGGTCGCGCCTTCCGCGCCGCGTGGTCGGCGATGGGCCTCACGCTCGTGCCGGCGTCGGAGGACGTCACCGCCAACACGCTGAGCGCGCTGTGGTACCCGGACGGCGTCGACGCGTCGCTGGTGGGCGCGATCAAGGCGCGCGGCGTCGTCGTCGCGGGCGGGCTGCACCCGGCGATCAAGGCGAAGTACTTCCGCGTCGGCCACATGGGCGCGGTGCTCGGGCAGCGCGACGCCCTGCATCAGACGGTGCGCGCGGTCGCGGAGGCGCTCACCGAGAAGGGCCACGCGGCAGACGCCGACGCGGCCATCGGCGCGTTCGACGACGTCTTCGGCTGA
- a CDS encoding fatty acid desaturase has product MLSDPLSGIRTSREEDALEAFLRDVRALKKEIRAGLGQEDLDHLERMERWGRTATAVGLLTAWMGPNPVSVGGLALGRGVRWMLMHHIGHRGYDRVPGVKPRHTSRVFANGWRRWLDWPDWIQPDAWCHEHNVLHHSFTGEDDDPDQFERNVAWVRRLPKPARYALLAALTATWRQSYYARGTMREHLRKGGKTPTEREVWKQVVLQCWIPYAAYHLGALPMLFAPLGPLAVGSAMINSALADVVTNAHTFLVVGPNHAGADLWRFDSRPKGKAEWLARQVWGSTNYATGNDLVDFAHLWLNYQIEHHLFPDMPMLKYQQYHPQVRAICEKHGLPYVQESVFTRFRKMADIFVGDASMKQA; this is encoded by the coding sequence ATGCTCAGTGACCCGCTGTCTGGGATACGCACTTCCCGCGAAGAAGACGCGCTCGAGGCCTTCCTCCGAGACGTCCGCGCCCTGAAGAAGGAGATCCGCGCCGGCCTCGGCCAGGAGGACCTCGACCACCTCGAGCGCATGGAGCGCTGGGGTCGGACCGCCACCGCGGTGGGCCTGCTCACGGCGTGGATGGGACCCAACCCGGTCAGCGTCGGCGGCCTCGCGCTCGGGCGCGGCGTGCGCTGGATGCTGATGCACCACATCGGCCACCGCGGCTACGACCGCGTGCCCGGCGTGAAGCCCCGCCACACCAGCCGCGTCTTCGCGAACGGGTGGCGCCGCTGGCTGGACTGGCCCGACTGGATCCAGCCCGACGCGTGGTGCCATGAGCACAATGTGTTGCACCACTCCTTCACCGGCGAGGACGACGACCCCGATCAGTTCGAGCGGAACGTCGCGTGGGTGCGGCGGCTCCCGAAGCCCGCGCGCTACGCGCTCCTGGCCGCCCTGACCGCGACCTGGCGCCAGAGCTACTACGCGCGCGGCACGATGCGCGAGCACCTGCGCAAGGGCGGCAAGACCCCGACCGAGCGCGAGGTGTGGAAGCAGGTCGTCCTGCAGTGCTGGATCCCCTACGCGGCCTATCACCTCGGCGCGCTCCCGATGCTCTTCGCGCCGCTCGGTCCGCTCGCCGTCGGCAGCGCGATGATCAACTCGGCCCTCGCCGATGTGGTCACCAACGCGCACACCTTCCTCGTGGTGGGCCCGAACCACGCGGGCGCCGATCTCTGGCGCTTCGACAGCCGCCCGAAGGGGAAGGCCGAGTGGCTCGCGCGCCAGGTGTGGGGCTCGACCAACTACGCGACCGGCAACGACCTGGTCGACTTCGCGCACCTCTGGCTGAACTACCAGATCGAGCACCACCTGTTCCCCGACATGCCGATGCTGAAGTACCAGCAGTACCACCCGCAGGTGAGGGCGATCTGCGAGAAGCACGGCTTGCCTTACGTGCAGGAGTCGGTCTTCACGCGCTTCCGCAAGATGGCCGACATCTTCGTCGGCGACGCGAGCATGAAGCAGGCCTGA
- a CDS encoding aconitase family protein gives MARPDRLSFPGRILFLTDDLDLLKKQLGGEDLPYEPDRALMNNISTDEITPGWVCFYYDETLGEFSMVGLRGGLFERNTLKDGGFSVIVSGKSKGCGSSRETAPYSEMTAGVQLVIAESVEKIYGQNCQNIGLLTSTDFGLIDRIRAGESIPIEEFTEGLDAISAEIVRQGGLFAYNRARMAGDISPALPKTPARPMTMVEKIIAKHAVVDAKAGTLGIEAVKPGDALFVRTDVRFSHEYVTPMADSLFRQGFGPEATLTAPESVFTFRDHLTFLGDVMDEKKRSMGLLEHAEGLATTQASFAKKHGLKLYGEVPEGGSEAICHNAVIEDLALPGQVVSGTDSHTCMAGALGCFAFGVGSTDMANAWFTQDVRVRVPETVRFVLKGELRPGVSAKDVMLYILSQPFFRTSKGIGKVLEFAGEGVQRLPFDEQATLTNMAVEAGGFTGIIEPSDVVVDYLHEMRGIEKDALRQMIVTSDPDAEYLEVFEYDLGDIPVMIATPGDPRNGVALADLAEDVAIDIAYGGSCTGGKKADMDMYASVFRDGLEQGLKVKEGVRCYIQFGSQHIRRYAEEKGYVKLFEDAGVELINPSCGACINAGPGNSAKRSEVSVSAINRNFPGRSGPGQVYLASPYIIAASALAGRVAGPDEVLGRARAGAA, from the coding sequence ATGGCACGACCCGATCGACTCTCCTTCCCCGGCCGCATCCTCTTCCTCACCGATGATCTGGACCTGCTGAAGAAGCAGCTCGGGGGCGAGGACCTGCCGTACGAGCCGGACCGCGCGCTGATGAACAACATCAGCACCGACGAGATCACGCCCGGTTGGGTCTGCTTCTATTACGACGAGACCCTTGGCGAGTTCTCGATGGTCGGCCTCCGCGGCGGGCTCTTCGAGCGCAACACGCTCAAGGACGGCGGCTTCTCGGTCATCGTCAGCGGCAAGTCCAAGGGCTGCGGCTCCTCGCGCGAGACCGCCCCGTACTCCGAGATGACGGCGGGCGTGCAGCTCGTGATCGCGGAGAGCGTCGAGAAGATCTACGGGCAGAACTGCCAGAACATCGGCCTGCTGACCTCGACCGACTTCGGCCTCATCGACCGCATCCGGGCCGGCGAGTCCATCCCCATCGAGGAGTTCACCGAGGGGCTCGACGCGATCAGCGCCGAGATCGTGCGTCAGGGTGGATTGTTCGCCTACAACCGCGCGCGCATGGCGGGCGACATCTCACCCGCGCTCCCGAAGACGCCCGCGCGGCCGATGACGATGGTGGAGAAGATCATCGCGAAGCACGCGGTGGTCGACGCGAAGGCGGGCACGCTCGGCATCGAGGCGGTGAAGCCGGGCGACGCGCTCTTCGTGCGCACCGACGTCCGGTTCAGCCACGAGTACGTCACGCCGATGGCCGACTCGCTCTTCCGTCAGGGCTTCGGGCCCGAGGCCACGCTGACCGCGCCCGAGAGCGTCTTCACGTTCCGCGACCACCTCACCTTCCTCGGTGACGTGATGGACGAGAAGAAGCGCTCGATGGGCCTGCTCGAGCACGCCGAGGGGCTGGCCACGACGCAGGCCTCGTTCGCGAAGAAGCACGGCCTGAAGCTCTACGGCGAGGTGCCCGAGGGCGGCAGCGAGGCCATCTGTCACAACGCGGTCATCGAGGACCTCGCGCTGCCGGGCCAGGTCGTCAGCGGCACCGACAGCCACACCTGCATGGCCGGCGCGCTGGGCTGCTTCGCCTTCGGCGTGGGCAGCACCGACATGGCCAACGCGTGGTTCACCCAGGACGTGCGCGTGCGCGTGCCGGAGACCGTGCGCTTCGTGCTGAAGGGCGAGCTCCGCCCGGGGGTCAGCGCGAAGGACGTGATGCTCTACATCCTCAGCCAGCCCTTCTTCCGCACGAGCAAGGGCATCGGCAAGGTCCTGGAGTTCGCGGGCGAGGGCGTGCAGCGGCTGCCCTTCGACGAGCAGGCGACGCTGACCAACATGGCGGTCGAGGCGGGCGGCTTCACGGGCATCATCGAGCCGAGCGACGTGGTGGTCGACTACCTCCACGAGATGCGCGGGATCGAGAAGGACGCGCTCCGCCAGATGATCGTCACGAGCGATCCGGACGCCGAGTACCTCGAGGTCTTCGAGTACGACCTGGGCGACATCCCGGTCATGATCGCCACGCCCGGCGACCCGCGGAACGGCGTCGCGCTCGCCGACCTGGCCGAGGACGTCGCCATCGACATCGCCTACGGCGGCAGCTGCACCGGCGGCAAGAAGGCGGACATGGACATGTACGCGAGCGTCTTCCGAGACGGCCTGGAGCAGGGCCTCAAGGTCAAAGAAGGCGTGCGCTGCTACATCCAGTTCGGCAGCCAGCACATCCGCCGCTACGCCGAGGAGAAGGGCTACGTGAAGCTCTTCGAGGACGCGGGGGTCGAGCTCATCAACCCGAGCTGTGGCGCGTGCATCAACGCCGGCCCGGGCAACTCCGCCAAGCGGAGCGAGGTCTCGGTCAGCGCGATCAACCGCAACTTCCCCGGCCGGAGCGGCCCGGGGCAGGTCTACCTCGCGAGCCCCTACATCATCGCCGCGAGCGCCCTCGCGGGCCGCGTCGCCGGACCGGACGAGGTCCTCGGTCGCGCGCGCGCTGGCGCCGCCTGA